From the genome of Triticum urartu cultivar G1812 unplaced genomic scaffold, Tu2.1 TuUngrouped_contig_9954, whole genome shotgun sequence:
GTATGCAGATTTGTTTAAATTCATTATTCCAATTGTCCACAAATCCTTCAAATGTCGTGACTAATCAGGCCCTGATAATTCCACCCTCATAGATCAAATATCtcctaactaaatccaaaataACTCCAAACTCAATCCAAAATATCtcctaactaaatccaaaataACTCCAAACTCAATCCAAAATATCtcctaactaaatccaaaataACTCCAAACTCAATCCAAAATATCtcctaactaaatccaaaataACTCCAAACTCAATCCAAAATATCTCCTAACTAAATCAAAACTACACTTTCTTTGAATCCAAATCAGCTGACAACTTTTTCATGCCACATAACCCTAACTAATCCAAACTATGTCCTAACTATATCCGAATTACACTTCCTTTCAATCAAAATCTAGTCACAACTTTCTCATATCACATATCCTAAACCTTAATCAAATCTGACCCTATCGATACTATGAAGAAGAGACTGGTCAAGATTAAAGATGGCTAGGCACTTACATGCCAAAGGCCGATGCGAAGATCCGACGCGATAAAGTTGATGCACGGCGATGAGGATGATCTGGCCTCACGCCAGGGAAGAGGGTTTCACATCGGGAAAGGAGGGGATTAGGCGGCTCGTCGGAAGATCTGGCGCCGCCCGAGGGGGATCATGTGCGAGGGAGGGGATAATGGGGTGtgggggggaaggaggaggggggAGTTCCACGACGAGTGCGCGCGCCGGCGATCGGCGACGATGTATTTGCCGGAGACTAGGGCTCGAGAGAAGATGAGGAATCGCTCTAACTTCAAATGACCACACATGATGTCATTTAGTTATAATTAAGTGCCTTAATGCAATCAAGTTAATTTGAAATTTTAGGACGATAATACCCCTCGACTTAATTGGACCAATTAAACTTAAATAATTTTTTAGGTCGAAAATATCCTTGGACTTTAGTAAGGCTCAGTTAGTCTCATCCGTTGGATCGCCTATATAATACACGTACTTTGGTGTATTGCAATGCATCGTAAAATTTCCCTTTAGAAAAACATATATTAGTCGGTTTTTCAATAAACTCACCTTTTGAGTTTTCTTCCCAAACTCAGTTATCTATATCCACGATTTGATGAGATAACTGAACAAGTTTTTAGGTGGTTATAACTACAATCACCGTATCCAAACAAGCGTTGCTTATTCGAAGATTAGTTAGTTAGAACCGTAGACATCCATATCCAAACAACCACTAGATGCATCTCGTGGGCTATTCATAACCGCCTCCCTCCCAGTACTCTACACCTCTTCCACCTAAGATGCACGAGACGGAGACTGCTGCCACGTTCGACATAGCTGCCCTCAGGCAACTCGCTGACGCGCGTTCCGTCCTCGCCGACGAGTCGTGACGGCCTACGTGGGGGAAGGCAGGGCGCTGATTCTACGGCGTGGCGACGGCATCTTTCCTCCTCCGTCTTCCCCTCTTCCTGCCATCCTACACGCGTTCCCTGCAACTGCCTAGCCCACCAACAGAATGGCAGAGATTTGCGATCTCCGTGCTGCCAATATAGCGTCATCCGAGGAAAGTTTGTACGTGATCAAGATAGACGAATACTCCAGGATCAAGCGGCAAACCGAGCGTGGAAAATACGTGAAATCGACCCCTTTCAGTGTTGGAGGTCACGACTGGGTTGTGTGGTATTTCCCGAACGGTTGCCACACCGAAAAGTACGAAGCCGGTTTCATATCTGTTTTTCTAGCTCTTGATTCCGCTGCGTCGAAGAATGTGAGGGCCAATGTTGGATTTAGTCTGTTTCCTGTTGGCAAGGAGGGGGAACCAGTGGGGTCATATAACAAGACCACCGAACATATCTTCCCTAGCAAAGGTTCAGACTGGGGTTTCCCTAACTTTATCAAGAAGGCAGATCTTGAGGGATCAGTGTATCTAAGGAAAGACAGACTCAGAATCATGTGCGATGTTACTGTCGTGAAGTATGGCCACAATGCTAATCGGCTTAGCTTGGTTCCTCCAAGCAACTTGCATCAGCATCTCGGCGACCTCCTAAAGAGCATGGATGGAGCGGACGTCACCTTTCATGTTGGCGGGGAGAGTTTCTTGGCTCATAGGTCCATTCTCGCCGCTCGGTCGTCTGTCTTCAGAGCGGAGCTCTTCGGTGCTATGAAGGAGGACGCCGGTCGCCCAATTGAAATCAGTGATATGGAACCTGATGTATTCAGATCGTTGCTTCACTTCATATACACCGACTCACCACCCATTCGTATGATGACCAATGGAGGTCAAGCACGTAGAGATGTGGCGATGGCTGGCCATCTTCTTGTTGCAGCTGACAGGTATAACATTGAGAGGCTGAAGCTGATTTGTGAGGAGAAGTTATGCAAGCTCATCGACTCCGACATCGTGGCGACCAGTCTGGCTCTAGCTGAGCAGCACAACTCCCGCAGACTCAAGGAAGCTTGCTTTCAGTTCCTCACTTCTCTTTCCAATTTGGAGGCGATGATGGCAAGTGATGGTTACGAGCATCTGAAGAATAGTTGCCCATCAGTTCTCAAGGAGCTGGCTGTTAGCTTCCTGCCTGCTGAGCTGAAAGTGGTCAAAGATATTATCATGACAACTTATTAGCATGGCAATGATCATAGCATCTTATCTATTTTAGTATCCATATCTTCTACCATAGTACCTGCAAAAGAGCTTATCTCTATAAATATCTGCATATCCACTTTGCAATCAGAATGCGAATTGATTGCGCGATTCCTGTGTTCTTTTATTTGCTGGGATGCAATATCAACGTCGAACTGGATTTGATGTCCTTGCTGCATGCATTTTTTGTTACGGCTTTTAATGATTTCCAAGGTTCTGCCGTTAGCTCACTCCATAGAAACACAAATGTGCTAGATATTTTTATGATGGAAGGGATTTCTCCATGATTTTTTTTGATAGAAGGGATTCTATGTAAAATCTGGGTTCCGGCGTTAGCTCATCTTATATATGCAGTTTTTGTTACTGTTTTTAATGATTTCCAAGGTTCTGCAGTTTGTGCTCCATCCGTAGTCCTGTTTTCCCCTTTTTTAGTGTGGCACTGCCAAGTTTTTGATGGACTGAAAAATTCACCTACCTTGCTTAATGAATATATTGGCTCAGTGATTCCAAGCATAAAGTTCTTGACATGATTAATTTGCGTATGGAGAACTGCTCAATCTCGAGGCTTCAGTAGGCTTATCACTCTGGGAACATGCGTATACAGGTGTACTTGGGCCCACTTTTCTTCATAATCAAGTCATCGGTAATAAGCACCTTGGCGGCGTGTGAGGCCGTGATCTTCAGTAGCTGGTTCTGTAATAAGTAGACAGCTCTTTTGTAGTTGCTCTAGTCTTTTCTTATGCTGTTAAGTGTAGTTGCTTCCGTCAGTTGATATAGGATGGTTAATGTGTCGACCTCAGTCTATGGATTTGTTACCTGGGGTAAAGGGTCGTTGGTGATGTGCTGCGGCTGTAACCTGGGGGTAAAGGTCTTCCCCTTCACTCAAACTGATCCTAGGTTCGTTTATCAGTTCCATATGAATGAAATTACAGGCAAATATGCTCCTTTCCTTACAAAAATAGTGTCGGTAATTAAACACATCCAGGTGGAGGCTGGACAACAGATGGCAGCATATGTAAGTCGGGCGGCGCGAAGTCGAGCTGAATGCGAGAGAAGCCCGGCGACAGCAGCGTGACAGCAATGCCGGGTTAGGCCAAGGTCACCATGGACGAGAGCGGGATCGAGAGGGGTGTCGGGCTAAAGTGACAAGTGAGTCCAGCAGGGCGAGTCGCGCAAGGGCATTTGCCCAGTAAATTTTGACCCGTAGCTAATCGCGAGCCATTTTCACCAATCAGTGGCATTCGGCCTGTGATTTCTTCAAATTCCTCGTGTGGGTAAATCTGGGTTCTGGCATTAAAAATACAGACGTTCGGTGCGGCTCCACGCCCATGAAGGCGTCGTGCAGTGCATGGGCCGGACTCGACCGTGTCCAAGAGATCAGCGTTGATACGCATCCGAAGCTAGCTATCCCAGTGTTCCTAGATTAGGATTCTTATTTGGCATGTAATCTGTTCAGTTTAAATGGCAGCAAAGACCTAGAGTTCTTATTTGGCATGTATCTGCGTTTGATTTGCTTCGAGACAGATCGATCGAACTTCCCACGGTACGTACTATATAGACGCAGGGAATTTCACGTTGTTGCCGTTATTCCATCCGGGTGCAATCTAAGGGACGACAAGAATGTCAGAGCGTCACGATCTTGCTGCTGCCATTGTAGGGGGATCGGAGCAAAGGTCATGTGTGATCAAGATAGACAGCTACTCAAGAATCATGGGGATGGAGCGTGGCAAGTGCGTGCAATCTGTCCCATTCAGCGTTGGGGGTCACGACTGGGTTCTCCGGTACTACCCAAACGGCTGCGACAGCAAACATTATGAAGCCGGTTCCATATCTGTTTTCCTAGCTCTTGATTCTGATTCCTCCAAGGATGTGAGGGCAAAATTTAGATTCGCTTTGCTCGACAAGGACGGGGAACCAGTGCGTTCAAAAGGCAAGACCGCCCGCGAACGCATCTTCTCTAGCAAAGGTTCTGATAAAGGTTTCAGTAATTTTATCAAGAAATATTTTCTTGAGAATTCAGGGCATATAAGAAACGACAGTTTCAACATCCAGTGCGATGTTACCGTCATGAAGTCTACCCGCAAAGGTAGTCGGTTTAGCTTGGTTCCTCCAAGCAACTTGCGTCAACAACTTGGTGACCTACTGAAGAGCATGGATGGAGCCGACGTGACCTTTCATGTCGGCGGGGGAGTTTCTTGGCTCATAGGGTCGTGCTCGCCGCTCGGTCATCCGTGTTCAGGGTGGAGCTCTTTGGCGGCATGAAGGAGAATGCCGGCGGTCCAATTGAAATTTATGATATGGAAAGTGACGTGTTCAAGGCCTTGCGCCACTTCATATACACAGACGACTATGTGCCTGTTCCCGAGATGACTGATGGATGTGGagcacgaagagaagcggtgatGGCTGGCCATCTGCTTGTTGCAGCGGACAGGTACAACATTGAGAGGCTGAAGCTGATATGCGAAGAGAAGTTGTGCGAGCTCATCAAC
Proteins encoded in this window:
- the LOC125532448 gene encoding BTB/POZ and MATH domain-containing protein 2-like, which encodes MAEICDLRAANIASSEESLYVIKIDEYSRIKRQTERGKYVKSTPFSVGGHDWVVWYFPNGCHTEKYEAGFISVFLALDSAASKNVRANVGFSLFPVGKEGEPVGSYNKTTEHIFPSKGSDWGFPNFIKKADLEGSVYLRKDRLRIMCDVTVVKYGHNANRLSLVPPSNLHQHLGDLLKSMDGADVTFHVGGESFLAHRSILAARSSVFRAELFGAMKEDAGRPIEISDMEPDVFRSLLHFIYTDSPPIRMMTNGGQARRDVAMAGHLLVAADRYNIERLKLICEEKLCKLIDSDIVATSLALAEQHNSRRLKEACFQFLTSLSNLEAMMASDGYEHLKNSCPSVLKELAVSFLPAELKVVKDIIMTTY